A single Argentina anserina chromosome 7, drPotAnse1.1, whole genome shotgun sequence DNA region contains:
- the LOC126801448 gene encoding cycloartenol-C-24-methyltransferase has translation MSKAGVLDLASGLGGKIDKTDVLSAVDKYEKYHVCYGGEEEARKSNYTDMVNKYYDLVTSFYEYGWGESFHFAPRWKGESLRESIKRHEHFLALQLELKPGQKVLDVGCGIGGPLREIARFSSTSITGLNNNEYQIARGKELNRKVGVDKTCDFVKADFMKIPFPENTFDAVYAIEATCHAPDAYGCYKEIYRVLKPGQCFAAYEWCMTDSFDPNNAEHQKIKAEIEIGNGLPDIRLTGKCLEALKEAGFEVLWEKDLAKESPLPWYLPLDKTRISLSSFRLTAVGRFFTKNMVKALEYVGLAPQGSQRVQDFLEKAAEGLVDGGKKEIFTAMYFFVARKPLSAADSQ, from the exons ATGTCGAAAGCCGGAGTTCTCGATCTCGCGTCCGGCCTCGGCGGCAAGATCGACAAAACTGACGTTCTCTCTGCTGTTGACAA GTATGAGAAGTATCATGTCTGTTATGGAGGTGAAGAGGAAGCAAGAAAATCCAACTATACTGATATG GTTAATAAATATTATGATCTGGTCACCAGTTTTTATGAGTATGGTTGGGGAGAGTCCTTCCATTTTGCACCCAG ATGGAAAGGAGAGTCTCTTCGAGAGAGCATCAAGCGGCATGAACACTTCCTTGCCTTACAGCTAGAACTGAAACCTGGACAGAAG GTTTTGGATGTAGGTTGTGGAATTGGAGGGCCACTTAGAGAAATAGCCCGGTTCAG CTCAACGTCAATTACTGGGTTGAACAACAATGAGTATCAGATAGCAAGAGGAAAG GAACTTAATCGCAAAGTTGGAGTAGACAAGACCTGTGACTTTGTAAAG GCCGACTTCATGAAAATACCATTTCCTGAAAATACGTTTGATGCAGTATATGCAATTGAAGCTACCTGCCATGCACCAGATGCA TATGGATGCTACAAGGAGATTTATAGAGTACTAAAACCTGGTCAATGTTTTGCTGCATATGAGTGGTGCATGACTGATTCGTTTGATCCCAACAATGCAGAACATCAAAAAATTAAG GCAGAGATTGAGATTGGTAATGGCCTTCCGGATATCAGATTGACAGGAAAGTGCCTTGAAGCTTTGAAAGAAGCTGGTTTTGAG GTCTTATGGGAGAAAGATCTTGCAAAGGAGTCGCCTCTTCCTTGGTACTTGCCTTTGGACAAAACTCGCATTTCACTTAGTAGTTTCCGTCTAACAGCTGTCGGCCGCTTTTTTACTAAAAACATG GTTAAAGCTTTAGAATATGTTGGACTTGCTCCACAAGGAAGCCAAAGAGTTCAAGACTTTCTAGAGAAAGCTGCTGAAGGGCTAGTCGATGGTGGAAA GAAAGAGATCTTCACGGCAATGTATTTCTTTGTGGCCCGGAAGCCACTTTCAGCTGCAGATAGTCAGTAA
- the LOC126802662 gene encoding probable glycosyltransferase STELLO2, with translation MLVQDRSIPKPHKLNLNNHLLQPKALIFSKWVSFNLFKIATISLLGFTIAALFFLYNNNDSPTTFLCFNPKSHSNIPKPISLSTINFNSIPPISGKSFSSFTSDRWIVVSVSDPPSDSLRKLVRMKGWQLLAIGNSRAPLDWSLKGAIYLSMEDQAKLEFRVVEYLPYESHLRKSVGYLFAIQHGAKVIFDADDRGNVVDNDLGKHFDLKLSKASVMQERILQYSNEDTNRTVVNPYIHFGQRSVWPRGLPLENVGDIGHEEFYGEVFGGMQYIQQGISNGLPDVDSVFYLTRRSGSEALDIKFDEHAPKVALPQGMMVPLNSFNTLFHSNAFWGLMLPVSVSTMASDILRGYWAQRLLWEIGGHVVVYPPTVHRNDNVEAYPVTEEKDFHVNAGRLIKFLVSWRSQKVKLFDKILELSFLMANEGFWNEKDVKFTAAWLEDLLGVGYVQPRLKAIKLDQLRPTAIGHATHADRKEFVPQKLPSVHLAVKESDTVNYEIGNLIRWRKYFGNVVVIMFIGGPVERTALEWKLLYGRVFKTVVILCDSAKADLAVEQATLDQVYKYLPKIFDRFANAEGFLFLRDNTILNYWNLLQADKTKLWITDKVPQSWSTFSIEGKGSQWFSKQADMVKKVVSNMPVHLQVNYKESNTSKQSLMICNAEVFYIPRQFVGDFVDLVGLVGKFGIHTKVAVPMFFMAMDLPYNYDSVLSTMIYRPEASSSNYSNIYSAQVPAVYPWTVSSESEFIELIRSMATGDPLLMELF, from the exons ATGTTGGTCCAAGATCGCTCAATCCCAAAACCACACAAACTCAATCTCAACAATCACTTGCTTCAACCCAAAGCCTTGATCTTCTCCAAATGGGTATCCTTCAATCTCTTCAAAATCGCCACCATTTCACTCTTAGGCTTCACCATTGCAgccctcttcttcctctacaACAACAACGACTCACCCACCACCTTCCTCTGTTTCAATCCAAAATCCCACTCCAACATCCCCAAACCCATTTCTCTTTCCACAATCAACTTCAACTCCATCCCACCCATTTCAGGTAAGTCCTTCTCTTCTTTCACCTCTGACAGATGGATTGTGGTCTCTGTTTCGGATCCTCCATCGGATTCGCTGCGAAAGCTAGTCAGGATGAAGGGCTGGCAACTGCTTGCTATTGGGAATTCAAGGGCCCCATTGGATTGGAGCCTCAAGGGAGCTATATACTTGTCAATGGAGGACCAAGCTAAGCTGGAGTTTCGTGTTGTGGAGTATCTTCCATATGAGTCTCATTTAAGGAAGAGTGTTGGGTATCTTTTCGCCATTCAGCATGGGGCCAAAGTGATATTTGACGCTGATGATCGAGGCAATGTGGTTGATAATGATCTTGGCAAGCATTTTGATTTGAAACTGTCAAAGGCAAGTGTAATGCAGGAGAGGATTTTGCAGTACAGTAATGAGGACACCAATAGAACAGTTGTGAATCCGTACATTCATTTCGGGCAGCGGTCAGTTTGGCCTAGAGGATTGCCTTTGGAAAATGTAGGTGATATTGGGCATGAGGAGTTCTATGGGGAAGTATTTGGGGGAATGCAGTACATTCAGCAGGGGATATCGAATGGTTTACCGGATGTGGATTCAGTTTTTTATCTCACTAGGAGGTCGGGGTCGGAAGCATTGGATATAAAGTTTGATGAGCATGCCCCAAAAGTTGCTTTACCGCAAGGTATGATGGTGCCCTTGAATTCTTTTAATACATTGTTCCATTCCAATGCATTTTGGGGTTTAATGCTTCCTGTTTCGGTTAGTACAATGGCTTCTGATATATTGAGGGGTTATTGGGCACAAAGACTATTGTGGGAAATTGGTGGTCATGTTGTTGTTTATCCCCCTACAGTACATAGAAACGATAATGTTGAAGCATATCCAGTTACAGAAGAGAAGGATTTTCATGTAAATGCGGGTCGATTGATTAAGTTTTTAGTTAGTTGGAGATCTCAAAAGGTCAAGTTGTTTGACAAAATATTGGAATTAAGTTTTTTGATGGCGAACGAAGGATTTTGGAATGAGAAGGATGTGAAATTCACTGCGGCTTGGCTTGAAGATCTGCTTGGCGTTGGGTATGTTCAGCCGAGGCTGAAGGCTATAAAACTAGATCAGCTGAGACCGACCGCCATTGGTCATGCGACTCATGCAGATAGGAAGGAATTTGTTCCACAAAAACTACCTTCTGTGCATCTTGCAGTTAAGGAATCCGACACGGTGAATTATGAGATTGGGAATCTTATTCGCTGGAGAAAATATTTTGGTAATGTTGTTGTCATCATGTTTATCGGTGGGCCTGTGGAGCGAACTGCATTAGAGTGGAAATTACTTTATGGTAGGGTGTTTAAAACTGTGGTGATATTGTGCGACAGTGCTAAAGCAGATTTAGCTGTGGAGCAAGCCACACTGGACCAAGTATACAA GTACCTCCCCAAAATATTTGATAGATTTGCTAATGCAGAAGGATTCTTATTCCTCCGAGACAATACAATTCTCAACTACTGGAACTTACTACAAGCAGATAAAACTAAGCTGTGGATCACTGACAAG GTGCCTCAGTCTTGGAGTACATTCTCAATTGAGGGAAAAGGCTCACAATGGTTTTCTAAACAAGCGGACATGGTGAAGAAAGTTGTCAGCAACATGCCAGTTCATTTACAGGTCAACTACAAGGAGAGTAACACAAGTAAGCAGAGTCTCATGATCTGCAACGCAGAGGTGTTCTATATTCCTCGACAATTTGTTGGGGACTTTGTAGATCTTGTAGGTCTTGTTGGCAAGTTTGGAATCCATACTAAGGTAGCCGTGCCCATGTTTTTCATGGCAATGGATTTGCCTTACAACTATGACTCCGTGCTCAGTACAATGATTTATAGGCCAGAGGCATCATCGAGCAACTATTCAAACATTTATTCTGCTCAAGTGCCAGCCGTGTACCCATGGACCGTTTCCAGTGAGTCAGAATTCATTGAACTCATAAGATCCATGGCAACTGGTGATCCACTTCTAATGGAGCTATTTTAA